From Salvia splendens isolate huo1 chromosome 16, SspV2, whole genome shotgun sequence, a single genomic window includes:
- the LOC121772720 gene encoding NAC domain-containing protein 82-like — protein MRQRLAPGFRFHPTDVELVLYYLKKKILGKKLLSEAIAEVNIYKYSPWDLPDKSCLKTKDLEWFFFCPREKKYASGARVKRATENGFWKTTGKGRTISCNEKTVGAVNTLIFHLGHAPQGKRTDWVIHEYKIIDNELAEAGIQDNYVVCKVFKKKGLGPKNGAQYGAPFNEPDWADDDDDVAENHAIPQAGEAPSQTAWMQNEEQSLPLGSGLLDSGNGPLLMLEEGPSSSVVAPTSIVAAGETNDEIDSMLAYFVDEDMLLPDGNGFNQDDLSGNGNNILLPCSGGFDIYNDLHDLDGWSKINEGRFDFTGSQNVDYPLNMLPIDNSTYIELDDLRRPLDCSNGVTGAHFSSSGLGSASYGHENIHLLSSRTGFAGIEDQHLSFANELSVLPNTSEGDISFDVLQMVDNPFYLATNDSHNSDFSLGQLGNPGCSAPNTERGLHLEYHYSKFMERIPAHLPTAAKILALSSRGGSSIHIKAEVTHRAGECTNEALAVMMGGSSSCWFFCKLHLCAVEGLLEFASDLIIVCCLNDTLSLTYYYHYHLNKNLAYTPPKPKLVVLIWLYVCYSTICIPFHIGLCNSLA, from the exons CTATTGCGGAGGTCAACATCTACAAATACTCCCCATGGGATCTTCCAG ATAAATCTTGCTTGAAAACTAAGGATTTAGAGTGGTTCTTTTTCTGTCCAAGAGAGAAGAAGTATGCAAGTGGAGCACGTGTCAAGCGTGCAACTGAAAATGGTTTTTGGAAAACTACTGGAAAAGGCAGGACTATTTCTTGCAATGAGAAAACTGTTGGAGCTGTAAACACCTTGATATTTCACTTGGGTCATGCCCCGCAAGGAAAAAGAACAGATTGGGTTATACATGAGTATAAGATCATTGATAATGAGTTGGCTGAAGCTGGAATTCAG GATaattatgttgtgtgtaaaGTTTTTAAGAAGAAAGGACTAGGCCCTAAAAATGGCGCACAGTATGGAGCCCCTTTCAATGAACCTGATTGggctgatgatgatgacgatgtTGCTGAGAACCATGCTATACCCCAGGCAGGTGAAGCTCCTTCACAAACTGCGTGGATGCAGAATGAAGAGCAAAGTTTGCCTCTTGGAAGTGGATTGCTTGACTCTGGAAATGGACCACTACTTATGCTTGAGGAAGGTCCATCATCTTCTGTGGTTGCTCCAACTAGTATTGTAGCTGCAGGCGAGACCAATGATGAGATTGATAGTATGCTTGCCTACTTTGTCGATGAAGACATGCTGCTTCCTGATGGGAATGGATTCAATCAG GATGATCTTAGTGGCAATGGGAACAACATATTGTTACCTTGTAGTGGGGGATTTGATATATATAATGATCTTCATGACTTGGATGGTTGGAGTAAGATCAATGAGGGCAGATTTGACTTCACTGGATCACAGAATGTTGACTATCCACTCAACATGCTTCCCATTGACAATTCAACATATATAGAACTCGATGATCTTCGGCGCCCATTGGATTGCTCAAATGGAGTTACTGGAGCTCATTTCTCATCAAGTGGCCTGGGATCTGCATCTTATGGCCATGAGAATATTCATTTATTAAGCTCTAGAACTGGGTTTGCTGGCATAGAGGATCAGCATCTTTCATTTGCAAACGAGCTATCTGTGTTGCCAAATACATCTGAAGGTGATATTTCTTTTGATGTGCTTCAGATG GTGGACAATCCATTCTACCTGGCAACTAATGATTCACACAATTCAGACTTCTCATTAGGGCAACTGGGCAATCCAGGGTGTTCTGCTCCCAACACTGAAAGAG GATTACATTTAGAATATCATTATTCTAAATTTATGGAACGCATTCCCGCTCACTTACCTACAGCTGCTAAGATTCTTGCTCTTTCTTCTCGTGGTGGCTCCTCCATACATATCAAGGCTGAGGTGACTCACAGAGCTGGTGAATGCACTAACGAAGCTTTGGCAGTTATGATGGGGGGGTCTAGCAGCTGTTGGTTCTTTTGCAAACTTCACCTTTGTGCTGTGGAAGGTCTGCTAGAATTTGCCTCAGATTTGATTATAGTTTGTTGCTTAAATGATACTCTGTCATTGACTTACTATTATCATTATCACCTGAATAAAAATTTAGCATACACACCCCCAAAACCAAAACTGGTAGTACTAATTTGGTTGTATGTTTGCTATAGTACTATATGTATTCCATTCCACATTGGTTTATGTAATAGTTTAGCTTAG